AAGCCGTGAGCGGCCGCCACAAGCGGCCCCGTGGCAGGACACCGAGGAGAACGCGCATGCCGTCCCCCGAACAGTGGACGCACCCGGAGCCCGGCGAAGGACCGGCCGCACAGGCCGCCCAGCCATCACGGGAGCAGGTGATCGCCGGTTTGCGAAACACGGACGCGGGTGGCGCTGAGGTGACTCAGCTGCTCACCCCCGAAGGCGAGCGAATCGCCTCGCCCCAGTTCGACCGCTACATCTCCGACATCGACCCGGACGCGCTGCGCGGGCTCTACCGCGACATGGTGCTGGTCCGCCGGGCCGACCGGGAAGCCAACGCCATGCAGCGCCAGGGCCAGCTGGGCATCTGGGTCCCGCTGCTCGGCCAGGAGGCCGCACAGGTCGGTTCCGGCCGCGCGCTGCGGCCGCAGGACATGGCGTTCCCGAGCTACCGCGAACACGGCGTGGCCTACACCCGCGGCGTCGACTTCAAGGAACTGCTGGGCATCTTCCGCTGCACCGACCACGGCGGCTGGGACTTCCAGGCCCACGGTTTCCACCCGTACACCATCGTGATCGGCAACCAGGTGCTCAACGCGGCCGGTTACGCGATGGGCCAGAAGTTCGAGGGCAAGGTGGGCGACGACGACGGTGAGGCCACCATCGTCTACTTCGGTGACGGCGCCACCTCCCAGGGCGACGTGCACGAGGGCTTCGTGTGGGCCGCGGTGTACGACGCGCCGCTGGTGTTCTTCTGCCAGAACAACCAGTGGGCGATCTCCGAGCCCACCGAGCGCCAGTCCCGGCTCCCCCTGTACCAGCGCGCCCGCGGCTACGGCTTCCCCGGCATCCGCGTGGACGGCAACGACGTGCTGGCCTGCCTCGCGGTGACCCGCTGGGCGCTCGAGGAGTGCCGCCACGGCAACGGGCCGGTGTTGATCGAGGCGTTCACCTACCGGATGGACGCCCACACCACCACCGACGACCCGACCCGCTACCGGCTCTCCGAAGAGCTGGAGGTCTGGAAGCACAAGGACCCGATCGAGCGCGTGCGTGTGCACCTGGCCCGCAACGGGTACGCCGACCAGGCGTGGTTCGACCAGATCCAGGCCGAGGCCGACGCCTTCGCCACGGACCTGCGCGAGTTCTGCTTCAACATGCCGGAACCGCCCCCGGAACGCGTGTTCGCCAACGTCTATGCCGAATCGTCGCCGGTGCTGGACTCCCAGCGCGACGAGTTCCTGTCCTACCTGGCCGGTTTCGTGGAAGCGGGTGAGCGCTGATGGCCGCCCCGGTGAAGTCCCCTGTGGACGGTGCGGTACCCGCCGTGCAGAAGCTGACGATCGGCAAGGCCCTGAACATGGGCCTGCGCGCGGCGATGGAGGCCGACGACAAAGTCCTGATCCTCGGCGAGGACGTCGGCAAGCTCGGCGGCGTCTTCCGGATCACCGACGGGTTGCAGAAGGACTTCGGCGAGCAGCGCGTGCTGGACACGCCGCTGGCCGAGTCGGGCATCATCGGCACCGCGGTCGGCCTGGCCGTGCGCGGGTTCCGCCCGGTGTGCGAGATCCAGTTCGAGGGGTTCATCTTCCCCGGGTTCGACCAGATCTCCTCGCAGCTGGCGAAGCTGCACTACCGCACGCAGGGCCGGGTCAAGGTGCCGGTGGTCGTGCGGGTGCCCTACGGCGGCGGGATCGGCGCGGTGGAGCACCACTCCGAATCACCGGAGTCGCTGTTCGCGCACATCGCCGGGCTGAAGGTGGTGTCCTGCTCGAATCCCACGGACGCCTACTGGATGATCCAGCAGGCCGTCGCCTCCGATGATCCGGTGCTGTTCTTCGAGCCCAAGCGGCTCTACCACAACGGCCAGCTCAAGTCCGAAGTGGACACCACGACACCGCCGGGGCCGCTGTTCGCCTCGCGCGTGGTGCGCGAGGGCACCGACTGCACGCTCGTCGCGTACGGGCCGTCGGTCAAGGTGTGCATCGATGCTGCTGCCGCCGCGGCCGAAGAAGGCCGGTCGCTGGAGGTCATCGACCTGCGCACGCTCTCGCCGCTCGACCTCGCGCCGGTGTTCGAGTCGGTGCGCCGCACCGGCCGGCTGGTCGCGGTCAGCGAGGCGCCGTCGGAGTCGTCGATCACCTCCGAGATCGCCGCGCGCGTGCAGCAGGAGTGCTTCTACTCGCTGGAGGCGCCGGTGCTGCGGGCGACCGGGTTCGACACCCCGTACCCGCCGTCCAAGTTGGAGGAGCACTACCTCCCCGACCTGGACCGCGTCCTGCACACCGTCGACCGCGCGATGGGCTGGTGAGGCGGGGTGCCCGAGTACAAGCAGTTCCTGCTCGCCGACACCGCCGAGGGCCTGACCGAGGCGGAGATCCTGAACTGGCGCGTCCAGCCGGGTGACGAGGTCACGGTCAACCAGATCGTCGTCGAGGTGGAGACCGCCAAGGCCGCCGTCGAGCTGCCCATCCCGTGGGCCGGTGTGGTCACCGAGCTCATGGCCGCGGCCGGGGACACCGTGGCGGTCGGGGCGCCGCTGCTGACCATCGACGTGAACCCGGCCGGCGCGGGCGCGCCCCCGGCAACCGTGAACGGGTCCGCGGCAGCGGCACCGGCCGAGGAAGAGATGAAGCCGCTGGTCGGCTACGGGTCGAAGGCGACCGAGGCACGGCGACGGCCACGCAAGGCGGCTGCCGCGGCGGCTCCGGCTCCCGCTCCAGCTGCGGCAGAAGCGGCACCGGCACCGGCTGCTCCCGCGCCGGAATCGGCCCGGGGCGGTTACGTGCCGCTGGCGAAACCGCCGGTGCGCAAGCTCGCCAAAGACCTCGGTGTCGACTTGTCGACGCTCACCGGGTCCGCCGAAGGCGGCGTGATCACCCGGGAGGACGTCGAGCGGGCGGCCCAGCCGGCCGCACCCGCACCCGCGACCGCCGGGGCCCGCGAACGGCGCGTACCGGTCCGCGGTGTCCGCAAGGCGACCGCGGCGGCGATGGTGTCCAGCGCCTTCACCGCGCCGCACGTGACCGAGTTCCTGACCATCGACGTCACGCCGATGATGGAGCTGCGCGAGCGGCTGAAGAAGCACCCGGACTTCGCGGGCGTGAAGCTGACCCCGCTGGCGTTCGCGGCCAAGGCCGTGTGCATGGCGGTGCGGCGGACGCCGGACGTCAACGCGTCCTGGGACGAGGCGGCCGGCGAGATCGTCTACAAGGACTACGTGCACCTGGGCATCGCCGCGGCGACGCCCCGCGGCCTCGTCGTCCCGAAGATCCGGGACGCGGACGCGATGTCGCTGCCGGAGCTGGCACGGGCGCTGGACGAGCTGACGACGACCGCGCGCGAGGGCAAGACCCCGCCCGCGGACATGGTGGACGGGACGATCACCATCACCAACGTCGGCGTGTTCGGCGTCGACACCGGCACGCCGATCATCAACCCGGGTGAGTCCGCGATCCTGGCCTTCGGGGCGATCAAGGACGCGCCGTGGGTGGTGGACGGGCAGCTCGCGGTCCGGAAGGTGTTGCAGCTGTCGCTGAGCTTCGACCACCGGCTGGTCGACGGGCAGCAGGGCTCGCAGTTCCTCGCCGACGTCGGCGCGCTGCTGGCCGATCCGGCAATGGCGTTCACCTACTGAACGGTTCGGGCGGGCCGCGTCGTTCCGGCGCGGCCCGTTCTCCTGCTCCCTTGACGGAGTGAGCGCTCACTCCACATACTGGGGCCATGACCGCTCCCGCCCGCCGCCGGGCACCCGGCATGAACCCCGAGGACCGCCGGCGCATGATCGTGCGAGCCGTGCTGCCACTGGTCGTCGAGCACGGTGCCGCCGTCACCACCGCGCAGATCGCCCGCGCCGCAGGCATCGGCGAGGGCACGATCTTCCGCGCGTTCAAGGACAAGGACGAACTGATCGACGCCTGCGTCGCCGAGGCGGTCAAGCCGGACAGCACGGTGGAGGCGATCGCCGAGATCCCGCTCGACCAGCCGCTGGCCGACCGGCTCGCCGAAGCCACCGAGACCATGTCCGCGCACCTGGAGCGGATGGGCGCGCTCATGGCGGCGCTGCACTCGACCGGCCGGCTCAAGCGCGGCGGACCGCGGAAGGGTGCGCGGGCCGAGTCCGTCACCGCGCTGCGCCAGGCCATCGCCGAACTGTTCACGCCCGAGGACGGGCTGCGGCTGCCGGCCGACAAGCTCGCGGCGATCTTCCTGTCGATGGTGTTCCTGCGCCGCCGGGACGACCAGGCCACACCGACCGCGGCCGAGTTGGTCGACGTCTTCCTGCACGGGGCGGTGGCCGCATGATGCACAGCGGTGGCGCACCGATCGGGGTGCGGCGGATGCTGCGGCGGGCCGGCACCTCGGTCCCGCAGAGCGGGCTGACCGGTCCGGTGGACATCCCGGACGCGGTGGCGCCGGACCAGCCGAAGGACCTGCGGTCCCGGTGGCAGCGGTTCCGGTCCTCAGCCGGCGGCACGGTGCGCGGACTGCCGCGCGTGATCAAACTGGCGTGGCGGGCGAGCCCCGCGGTGACCGTCCTCATCGCACTGTCCGCTTTGATCAGTGGGCTGATGCCCACCGGCACGGCCTACGTGGCGAAACTGCTGCTGGACGCGGTGGTCGCGGCGGTGCAGGGCCGCGGCGGCACCGATCGGATCGTCCAGCTGGCCGCGCTGGAGTTCGGCGTGTTCACCGCGACCGCGATCAGCACCGCGCTGACGAACGCGGCCCAGCAGCTGCTGCAGGAGCGGATGACGTTGACGATCCGGCACCGGGTGATGGCACACGCGAGCAGGCTGGACCTCCAGTTCTTCGAAGGCTCGGAGTCCTACGACCAGCTGCGGCAGGCGTCGCAGGAGGCGCCGCAGCGGCCGATGTCGATGCTGACCTCGGCGCTCGGGCTGGTCCGGACGTCGATCACGTTCGCCAGCATGGTGGTGCTGCTGATGTCGGTCAGCCCGCTGCTGGCCGCCGTGGCGCTGCTCGCGCCGGTGCCGGCGTTCATCTCACAATCGAAGTACGGGTCCCGGGCGTTCCTGCTGACCCTGTGGATGTCACCGATCCGGCGGCGGATGGACTACCTGAACTCACTGGTCACGACGGACACCTACGCCAAGGAAACCAAGCTGTTCGGGCTCGGGCCGTACCTGGTGGACCGGTTCCTGCGGCTCGGCCAGAACGCGTACGCCCGCGAGCGGAAGCTGACGACCCGGCGCAACTTCGTGGGCACGGCGTGGAGCCTGCTGTCCACTCTCGCCGGTTCCGGCATCGCGCTGTACATCGCGCTGGAGGCGGTGGCCGGGCGGCTGACGATCGGGGATCTCGCGCTGTACACGGCGGCTGCGGCGGCGGTGCAGACGTCGGTGCAGGGGTTGTTCACCGGGTTCTCCGGGATGTACGAGAACAACCTGTACCTGGACACCCTGTACGACTTCCTGGCCACCGAGCCGCAGATCGTCGCGCCGGCCGTGACGGCGCCGCTGCCCGAGCCGGTGCGCGGGCACATCGAATTCCAGAACGTGTCGTTCCGCTACCCGGGGGCGGCGGAGAACGCAATGGACGGGGTCTCGTTCGAGATCCGGCCCGGTGAGACGGTGGCGGTGGTCGGGCGGAACGGGGCCGGCAAGTCGACGCTGATCAAACTGCTGTGCCGGCTCTACGACCCGACCGAGGGGCGGATCCTGCTCGACGGGACCGACATCCGCAAGTTCGACCCGGATGCCCTGCGATCCCGGATCTCGGCGATGTTCCAGGACTACGTGACCTACCAGGGAACGGCGGCGGAGAACATCGGGCTCGGCGAGCTGAGCGCGCTCGACGACCGGCCGCGGATCGAAGACTCGGCCACCCGCGCCGGGGTCGCCGCCCGGATCGCGCGGTTGCCGCGCGGGTACGACAGCCCGTTGGGCCGGTGGTTCGACCAGGGCGTGTCCCTGTCCGGCGGCGAGTGGCAGAAGATCGCGCTGGCGCGGGCCTTCATGCGGGACGCACCGATCCTGGTGCTGGACGAACCGACGTCGGCGCTGGACGCCGCGGCCGAACACGACCTGTTCACACGGTTGCGCGCACTGTCCGAGGGCCGGACCACGCTGTACATCTCGCACCGGTTCTCCACGGTGCGGCAGGCGGAGAAGATCCTGCTGCTCGACCGGGGACGCCTCGCGGAGGAAGGGACGCACGAAGAGCTCATGTCCCAGGGCGGCGACTACGCGTCGCTGTTCACCCTGCAAGCCGCGGCGTACCTGGAGGAAGCCGCGTAACTGCGGATCGCGTCGAGCCGATGACACTCGGTGGCCGGAGCGATATCGTGCTCCCCCAGGGAGGAGCCACTTGCCATGACGGGGGACACGAACAGAATCCCGGCCAGCTCCGCCGCGGCCGAAATAGCAGGCGTGTTCGGCGGCGAAGACAAGCTGAACGCGATGAACGCCGACGCGAAGCGCATGCTCGCGGATGCGCAGGCAGGCCGGTGGGCGGTGGACGAGGAGACCGGGTCACACCTGCGCCGGGCCGTGACGCAGATGCAGGACCGGCTCGCCACCATTGGCCCACGGATTTTCCGGCTCCAGCAGGCGCCGAAGCTCGGCAACGACAAGTACGCCAAGGAGGTGGCCGCACACTTCCTCCGCGCCATGGACTCCGACGACAAGTCCCTTGTCCGGGTCTTCTACGCCGCGCAGCACACACTGGATACCGTCCGCCAAGCCCTCGAAGTCGCGATAAGCAAATACGACGCGTCGAACGAGGCAGCTACGAAACAACTCACTGTCTTCAAGGATCAGGAAGGCCATTGAGCGTCAACCTTCGATTCGTCCGGGTTCTCACCGGCATCGGATGCCTGGCCGCTGCAGTGAGCGGTTGCACCAGCACGGTCGCGGGTTCAGCGTCGCCAGCGACCACCCGTACCACCCCCACCACGCCGACCGCGGCAGACGTCTTCGCCGGTCTGAATGCTTGCCGGGTTCTCGAACAGCTCACCGCAGGGCAAGGGTTCGGCCCGGGGGAGAACATCAGCCGACGGAACGAATGCGACGTCCTCAAACCCGGTTTCGGTTCATACGGCCTGGCATTGGATCCGGTACAAGGGCTCATCGAATTCGCGGCCACGAACAAGACCGTCGTCAACACCACGATCAACGGGCGAAACGCGATGCAAGCGAACATCCCCACCGGAGGATGCGCGATCGCGATCGAGGTCGGCGAGCACGCCAGGGCGATGGTGACGGTCGCGATGTCGCGGATCAGCGAAGACCCGCAGTCCTGTCCGAGCGCGCGGGCCCTCGCGGAGAAGCTGGAGCCCCTGTTGCCCCCGGGGCCGTGATGGGTGATTTATCAGTGCCGCAATTATCGGGGCCTTGGTCACGCTATCTTCGGTAACTGCTGATCGGCCTCGTCATGCTGATCGAGTGAAGGAGGGCTCTTGACGGACGGCGTAGCGAGCCAGGTAGCCGCCGTCTTCGGCGGGACCGAACAGCTGACGACGATGAGCGATGGCGCAAAGCGCATGCTGGCCGACGCCCAAGCCGGCCACTGGGCGGTGGACGAAGAGACGGGCTCACACCTGCACAGGGCAGTCACCCAGATGCAGACCGAACTCGGGAGGATCAGCCCGAAGATCTACCGACTCAAGCAGGCGCCCAAATTCGGCGATGACGAGTACGCCAGGAAGGCGTCCGCACACTTTCTCGAAGCGATGTACTCGGACGACCGATCGCTCGTCCGCGTCTACGAACAAGCACAGATGATGCTGGAAACACTTCGCGAAGCCATTGACATCGCAATCAGCAAGTACAACGGCTCTGACGATGCGGCAACCCAAGATTTGCGCACTCTCCGGACCCAGGAAGATAATTGCGGATGAACGTTCGTCCCGCCCAGCTGCTCCTCGGGCTGACTTGTCTCGCATTCACCACGGCGAGTTGCACCAGCACGGTGAGCGGCACTCCGTCGCCGGCGCCGAGCGCGAGTTCCGTTCCGGCGAACTCCGATGTGTTCGCGGGCCTCAACGCATGCCAGATCGTGGAACAGATTACGGCCGGTCAGGGCTTCGGGCCAGGTGAGAACATCAGCCGCCGCAACGAGTGTGACGTGACGAAGTTCGACTTCGGGACATACGGCCTGGCGCTGGACCCCGTACAAGGGCTCACCGAATTCGCCAGGGCGAACGCGAACGTGGTGACACTCACCGTCAATGAACGTGAGGCCATGCAGGCGAACATCCCGACGGGCGGATGCGCGATAGCTGTCAAGGTCTCCGAACATGCCCGCGCTCTCGTCACGGTATCGATGTCACGGTACAGCCAGAACGCGGAGGCGTGCTCGAACGCCAAATCGTTCGCCGAAAAGATCGAGCCCTTGCTGCCGAAGGGGCAGTGAGTCGCCTGCCTGATGGTGATCACAACCGGAGGTACCGGCGCAGGGGATTCTGCGATATCGCGACTACGAACCGGGGTGCGGTGAACACTTCGATCAATGGCCATGACGCCATGCTGGCCGGATACGACGACGCCGACGAGCCGGCAACCAAGTCTCTCGACCAGCTCAGGAACCAGGTGTCCCGGTGATCAGGTCCCGCTTCGCCCGGATTTTCACCGGCATCGCCTGCGTCCTGGGAACCGTCCTGGCCGCCTGTACCAGCACCGTCTCCGGGAGCCCGTCGCCCGCGCCCGTTGTTCCGTCCAGCTCAAGCCCTGACAGCTCTGACGTTTTCGCGGGCCTTGATGCTTGCCGCCTGCTGGATCAGCTCAACGCCGGGCAAGGGTTCAATCCCGGGGAAAACAAGAGCCGGCGCAACCAATGCACCGCCTCCAAACTCGATTTCGCCACGTACAGCATCGCCCTCGACGCCACGCAAGGGCTGCGGGAGTTCGCCGCGACCAACACGGGCGTGCGGGAGATCTCGGTTCATGCGCGGAAGGCCATGGAGGCTGACATCTCCACCGGTGGTTGCGCGGTCGCGGTGGAGGTCGCGGATCGGGCGCTCGCGTTGGTGCTCGTGACCATGGCGCGAGCGAGCGAGGATGCGCAAGGGTGCCCGAACGCGCGGGCCTTCGCGGAGAAGCTGGAGCCCCTGTTGCCCCCGGTGTCGTGATGCGTGATCGGGCACTGCCGCAACCACGGGGCGCTTGATCGCGCTATCTTCTCGGTGACGTCCACCGCGTGGAAGCTGACCGAGGAGCCCTGGGATGAGTTGGCAGGATGAGCTGCGCCGTCTGGACGCCGACCTCGCCAACGGCACCATCACCCAGCACGAGCACCGCAAGATGCGGGACGAGCTGCTGGCCGCGGCCTCCGGCATCGGGGCTTCGGCGCCGATTCAGCCGCAGTGGCAGAGCGCGAATCCGGCCAACCCGGGCTCCGTGCAGCAGCCGGGCCAGTGGTCGGCGCAACCCCCACAGTCCCAGCCCGCCGGCCCGCACACCGGGCAGGGGCAACCGGACGCGGGGCACGTCCCACCGGCCGGACCGCCCCGGAACGATGCGAGCGGGCCGGGTCAGGCCCAGCAGGGCGCCCTCGAGATCGAGGAGGGACCCACCGAGAGCGCCCTCGCCAACGAGGAAGGGCCCACGCAGAGCATTTCGGCGCACCTGCTCGCCACCAGCAAGCCCACGAGTGCGCCCA
The sequence above is a segment of the Amycolatopsis viridis genome. Coding sequences within it:
- the pdhA gene encoding pyruvate dehydrogenase (acetyl-transferring) E1 component subunit alpha; amino-acid sequence: MPSPEQWTHPEPGEGPAAQAAQPSREQVIAGLRNTDAGGAEVTQLLTPEGERIASPQFDRYISDIDPDALRGLYRDMVLVRRADREANAMQRQGQLGIWVPLLGQEAAQVGSGRALRPQDMAFPSYREHGVAYTRGVDFKELLGIFRCTDHGGWDFQAHGFHPYTIVIGNQVLNAAGYAMGQKFEGKVGDDDGEATIVYFGDGATSQGDVHEGFVWAAVYDAPLVFFCQNNQWAISEPTERQSRLPLYQRARGYGFPGIRVDGNDVLACLAVTRWALEECRHGNGPVLIEAFTYRMDAHTTTDDPTRYRLSEELEVWKHKDPIERVRVHLARNGYADQAWFDQIQAEADAFATDLREFCFNMPEPPPERVFANVYAESSPVLDSQRDEFLSYLAGFVEAGER
- a CDS encoding alpha-ketoacid dehydrogenase subunit beta, coding for MAAPVKSPVDGAVPAVQKLTIGKALNMGLRAAMEADDKVLILGEDVGKLGGVFRITDGLQKDFGEQRVLDTPLAESGIIGTAVGLAVRGFRPVCEIQFEGFIFPGFDQISSQLAKLHYRTQGRVKVPVVVRVPYGGGIGAVEHHSESPESLFAHIAGLKVVSCSNPTDAYWMIQQAVASDDPVLFFEPKRLYHNGQLKSEVDTTTPPGPLFASRVVREGTDCTLVAYGPSVKVCIDAAAAAAEEGRSLEVIDLRTLSPLDLAPVFESVRRTGRLVAVSEAPSESSITSEIAARVQQECFYSLEAPVLRATGFDTPYPPSKLEEHYLPDLDRVLHTVDRAMGW
- a CDS encoding dihydrolipoamide acetyltransferase family protein, translating into MPEYKQFLLADTAEGLTEAEILNWRVQPGDEVTVNQIVVEVETAKAAVELPIPWAGVVTELMAAAGDTVAVGAPLLTIDVNPAGAGAPPATVNGSAAAAPAEEEMKPLVGYGSKATEARRRPRKAAAAAAPAPAPAAAEAAPAPAAPAPESARGGYVPLAKPPVRKLAKDLGVDLSTLTGSAEGGVITREDVERAAQPAAPAPATAGARERRVPVRGVRKATAAAMVSSAFTAPHVTEFLTIDVTPMMELRERLKKHPDFAGVKLTPLAFAAKAVCMAVRRTPDVNASWDEAAGEIVYKDYVHLGIAAATPRGLVVPKIRDADAMSLPELARALDELTTTAREGKTPPADMVDGTITITNVGVFGVDTGTPIINPGESAILAFGAIKDAPWVVDGQLAVRKVLQLSLSFDHRLVDGQQGSQFLADVGALLADPAMAFTY
- a CDS encoding TetR/AcrR family transcriptional regulator; translated protein: MNPEDRRRMIVRAVLPLVVEHGAAVTTAQIARAAGIGEGTIFRAFKDKDELIDACVAEAVKPDSTVEAIAEIPLDQPLADRLAEATETMSAHLERMGALMAALHSTGRLKRGGPRKGARAESVTALRQAIAELFTPEDGLRLPADKLAAIFLSMVFLRRRDDQATPTAAELVDVFLHGAVAA
- a CDS encoding ABC transporter ATP-binding protein, coding for MHSGGAPIGVRRMLRRAGTSVPQSGLTGPVDIPDAVAPDQPKDLRSRWQRFRSSAGGTVRGLPRVIKLAWRASPAVTVLIALSALISGLMPTGTAYVAKLLLDAVVAAVQGRGGTDRIVQLAALEFGVFTATAISTALTNAAQQLLQERMTLTIRHRVMAHASRLDLQFFEGSESYDQLRQASQEAPQRPMSMLTSALGLVRTSITFASMVVLLMSVSPLLAAVALLAPVPAFISQSKYGSRAFLLTLWMSPIRRRMDYLNSLVTTDTYAKETKLFGLGPYLVDRFLRLGQNAYARERKLTTRRNFVGTAWSLLSTLAGSGIALYIALEAVAGRLTIGDLALYTAAAAAVQTSVQGLFTGFSGMYENNLYLDTLYDFLATEPQIVAPAVTAPLPEPVRGHIEFQNVSFRYPGAAENAMDGVSFEIRPGETVAVVGRNGAGKSTLIKLLCRLYDPTEGRILLDGTDIRKFDPDALRSRISAMFQDYVTYQGTAAENIGLGELSALDDRPRIEDSATRAGVAARIARLPRGYDSPLGRWFDQGVSLSGGEWQKIALARAFMRDAPILVLDEPTSALDAAAEHDLFTRLRALSEGRTTLYISHRFSTVRQAEKILLLDRGRLAEEGTHEELMSQGGDYASLFTLQAAAYLEEAA
- a CDS encoding DUF3558 family protein; the encoded protein is MSVNLRFVRVLTGIGCLAAAVSGCTSTVAGSASPATTRTTPTTPTAADVFAGLNACRVLEQLTAGQGFGPGENISRRNECDVLKPGFGSYGLALDPVQGLIEFAATNKTVVNTTINGRNAMQANIPTGGCAIAIEVGEHARAMVTVAMSRISEDPQSCPSARALAEKLEPLLPPGP
- a CDS encoding DUF3558 domain-containing protein, producing the protein MNVRPAQLLLGLTCLAFTTASCTSTVSGTPSPAPSASSVPANSDVFAGLNACQIVEQITAGQGFGPGENISRRNECDVTKFDFGTYGLALDPVQGLTEFARANANVVTLTVNEREAMQANIPTGGCAIAVKVSEHARALVTVSMSRYSQNAEACSNAKSFAEKIEPLLPKGQ
- a CDS encoding DUF3558 family protein, with the translated sequence MIRSRFARIFTGIACVLGTVLAACTSTVSGSPSPAPVVPSSSSPDSSDVFAGLDACRLLDQLNAGQGFNPGENKSRRNQCTASKLDFATYSIALDATQGLREFAATNTGVREISVHARKAMEADISTGGCAVAVEVADRALALVLVTMARASEDAQGCPNARAFAEKLEPLLPPVS